The Terriglobia bacterium genome segment GTCGGTGCGCCGCGACGCGCACGAACCGTCTGACACCTGCCTGCTGCACGCACCCGAGGTCTGCATCAGCAGCGCCCATCCCGCGGCGGCGGAAGTGCCGGCCTAGGCGAAGCTCGCATGTGAGATTCGCGATCTCACCTGGCTTTCGGCTCTGCCAGCCCCCAGAACTCGCCGGCCAGGCCGATGCTCGCGAATGCCGCTTGCGCTTCCGGCACAGTTTTCGGACGCCAGCCGGGGCTGAGCCGGTCGCGATACCACTCCTGGGCAAGCCTCCATCCCTGAGACAATGTAAGGGTCCCGCCGCGC includes the following:
- a CDS encoding alkylmercury lyase family protein → MLLFRSEQHVERWCAQWKRPRGGTLTLSQGWRLAQEWYRDRLSPGWRPKTVPEAQAAFASIGLAGEFWGLAEPKAR